One Halarcobacter ebronensis genomic window carries:
- a CDS encoding pyrroline-5-carboxylate reductase, whose product MKLTLIGNGFMAQALAKGLVNNFEVEVIGRDINKLEKLKQYIPKIEIKELSDIEDITNKNIIFCVKPYALQSVAARLEGNANILFSILAGTTLESLKKQIKAKYYIRTMPNVAASVKKSATTITGDKEAAKVALDIFSLIGKAIWVDTEKQLDIATAVAGSGPAFLALIAESMTDGAVKAGLDRKTSSELVHGLFEGFSELLKSSHPAIIKDSVMSPGGTTAAGVAVLEEGAIRSNFIKAVEAAHNKAIEIGKK is encoded by the coding sequence ATGAAGTTAACACTTATTGGAAATGGCTTTATGGCGCAAGCTTTGGCTAAAGGATTAGTAAATAATTTTGAGGTTGAAGTTATAGGAAGAGATATTAACAAGTTAGAAAAACTTAAACAATATATTCCAAAAATTGAAATAAAAGAGTTATCAGATATAGAAGATATTACAAATAAAAATATAATCTTTTGTGTAAAACCTTATGCTCTTCAAAGTGTAGCAGCAAGACTAGAAGGAAATGCAAATATTCTTTTTTCTATACTTGCAGGAACAACTTTAGAGAGTCTAAAAAAACAGATAAAAGCTAAATATTATATAAGAACAATGCCAAATGTAGCGGCTTCGGTTAAAAAATCTGCAACTACAATAACAGGAGATAAAGAGGCTGCAAAAGTAGCCCTTGATATCTTCTCTTTAATAGGTAAAGCAATTTGGGTTGATACTGAAAAACAGCTTGATATTGCTACAGCTGTTGCAGGTAGTGGTCCAGCATTTTTAGCTTTAATTGCTGAATCAATGACTGATGGGGCTGTTAAAGCTGGACTTGATAGAAAAACAAGTAGTGAACTTGTTCATGGACTTTTTGAAGGTTTTTCAGAGCTTTTAAAAAGCAGCCATCCTGCAATTATCAAAGATTCAGTTATGAGTCCAGGGGGAACAACAGCGGCTGGTGTTGCAGTTTTAGAAGAGGGAGCAATTAGAAGCAACTTTATTAAAGCTGTGGAAGCAGCACACAATAAAGCTATAGAGATTGGAAAAAAATAG
- a CDS encoding outer membrane protein assembly factor BamD translates to MDKYFKLSSLFLAAGLVFALSACSQKSDKVQEFNKPALYWYNQMMDEISTGFLEDADDTYISLESEHRNSPLLSTALLVLADAHMSEEEYELANFYLDEYIKRFAYSKNIDYVRYLKIKANFMGFVYDLRDQQLVEDTITQIDEFRKTFPRSPYTPLVNTMSARLYMAKATLDKEIADLYERIDKPKASEYYNEKVKKSWVDPKEIEPVDTPFYRYPFEKNLF, encoded by the coding sequence ATGGATAAATATTTTAAGCTTAGTAGTCTATTTTTAGCTGCAGGATTGGTTTTTGCCCTCTCTGCTTGTTCACAAAAATCAGATAAAGTGCAAGAGTTTAATAAACCTGCATTGTATTGGTACAATCAGATGATGGATGAGATAAGTACAGGATTTTTAGAAGATGCTGATGATACTTATATCTCTTTAGAGAGTGAACATAGAAACTCACCACTTCTTTCAACTGCTTTACTTGTGTTAGCTGATGCGCATATGAGTGAAGAGGAGTATGAACTAGCAAATTTCTATTTAGATGAGTATATTAAAAGATTTGCTTATAGTAAAAATATAGATTATGTAAGATACTTAAAAATTAAAGCAAACTTTATGGGATTTGTTTATGATTTAAGAGACCAACAATTAGTAGAAGATACTATAACACAAATTGATGAGTTTAGAAAAACTTTTCCTAGATCTCCATATACGCCACTTGTAAATACAATGAGTGCAAGACTTTATATGGCAAAAGCAACACTTGATAAAGAGATTGCTGATTTATATGAAAGAATTGATAAACCAAAGGCATCTGAATACTATAATGAAAAAGTTAAAAAATCTTGGGTTGATCCAAAAGAGATTGAACCAGTAGACACTCCTTTTTATAGATATCCATTTGAAAAAAATTTATTTTAA
- the lon gene encoding endopeptidase La, translating into MELENYDSFPQEIPLIIEDDIFLYPFMIAPLFLSNEQNIKAVEEAIEQNKLVIVSVSKPGFEGKRESGSFYDVGVVGNIMRKVSLPDGKIKVLFQGLIKGKIEKFDENRPVVAYVDKLVDEESSKESIASIIDVLREQVKKLSRINSKFPVDLIKTIEENDDATRIADLISSVLRVKKDEAYSLFSQTNVEQRLLDIIETIKKEIESFKIQKEITQKVNSKIEKTHKDYFLKEQIKAIQKELGTDNQKDVEIKAYKKKLKKLKSSMPKDGYKETKKQIDKLSRMHQDSPDSALLQTYIENVLEIPFGVYSNEKISVKNVEDQLNDDHYSLEKPKERIAEYFAVKEMLEERNIQNLKSKGTVLCFVGPPGVGKTSLANSISKALKRPLVRVALGGMEDVNELRGHRRTYVGAMPGRIVKGLTDAKSMNPVMVLDEIDKLGANHRGDPTAVMLEVLDPEQNNEFRDLYLNFAIDLSQVIFVATANDARKIPAPLRDRMEFIEMSSYTPNEKFHIAKDYLIPQELEKHGLKKSEVSLSDTTIEAIISKYTREAGVRNLRRVFAKLFRKAVKQLLQNKELKKVSINTKNLVELLDNPIFEIDPADKKNSIGLTNGLAWTAVGGDVLKIEAVKLKGKGSLSVTGNMGDVMKESSKISYSVVKLLIDNKKLKINKNIIPKTPTEEAEKIALDPSEVYKRYDIHLHIPEGATPKDGPSAGITMATTIASILSEREVKSDLAMTGELTLTGKVLPIGGLKEKLIAAHKAKMKLALIPRKNYQRDLDEIPDEVKETMVIKAVDTIEDVLKEALV; encoded by the coding sequence ATGGAATTAGAGAATTATGATTCTTTCCCTCAGGAAATACCATTAATTATTGAAGATGATATATTCTTATATCCCTTTATGATAGCGCCACTTTTTTTATCAAATGAACAGAATATAAAAGCAGTAGAAGAGGCGATAGAACAGAATAAATTAGTAATAGTTTCTGTTAGTAAACCAGGATTTGAAGGGAAAAGAGAGAGCGGTAGTTTCTATGACGTGGGTGTTGTAGGAAATATTATGAGAAAAGTAAGTCTCCCTGATGGAAAAATAAAAGTTTTATTTCAAGGGCTAATAAAAGGTAAAATAGAGAAATTTGATGAAAATCGTCCTGTTGTTGCCTATGTAGACAAACTTGTTGATGAAGAGTCATCTAAAGAGAGTATTGCTTCAATTATAGATGTTTTAAGAGAACAAGTAAAAAAACTATCAAGAATTAATTCAAAATTTCCAGTTGATTTAATAAAAACAATAGAAGAGAATGATGACGCAACTAGAATTGCAGATTTGATATCTTCTGTTTTAAGAGTTAAAAAAGATGAAGCTTATAGTCTTTTTTCACAAACAAATGTTGAGCAAAGACTTCTTGATATAATTGAAACTATAAAAAAAGAGATTGAGAGTTTTAAAATTCAAAAAGAGATTACTCAAAAAGTAAACTCAAAAATTGAAAAAACTCATAAAGACTACTTTTTAAAAGAGCAAATTAAAGCTATTCAAAAAGAGCTTGGAACTGATAACCAAAAAGACGTGGAGATAAAAGCTTATAAGAAAAAACTTAAAAAGTTAAAATCTTCAATGCCAAAAGATGGTTATAAAGAGACTAAAAAACAGATTGATAAATTAAGTAGAATGCACCAAGATTCTCCTGATAGTGCTTTACTTCAAACATATATTGAAAATGTGCTTGAGATACCTTTTGGAGTATATTCAAATGAAAAAATCTCTGTAAAAAATGTTGAAGATCAATTAAATGATGATCACTACTCTTTAGAAAAACCTAAAGAGAGAATTGCAGAATATTTTGCAGTTAAAGAGATGCTTGAAGAGAGAAATATTCAAAACCTAAAATCAAAAGGTACTGTTTTATGTTTTGTAGGACCTCCAGGTGTTGGTAAAACTTCACTTGCAAACTCTATCTCAAAAGCATTAAAAAGACCACTTGTTAGAGTTGCTCTTGGTGGAATGGAAGATGTAAACGAGTTAAGAGGTCATAGAAGAACTTATGTTGGAGCAATGCCAGGAAGAATTGTAAAAGGTTTAACTGACGCAAAAAGTATGAATCCTGTTATGGTTTTAGATGAGATTGATAAACTTGGTGCAAATCATAGAGGCGATCCAACTGCTGTTATGTTGGAAGTTCTAGACCCAGAACAAAACAATGAGTTTAGAGATCTTTATTTAAATTTTGCTATTGATTTATCACAGGTTATTTTTGTTGCAACTGCTAATGATGCAAGAAAAATTCCAGCTCCTTTAAGAGACAGAATGGAGTTTATTGAGATGTCTTCATATACTCCAAATGAGAAATTTCATATTGCAAAAGACTATTTGATTCCTCAAGAGCTTGAAAAACATGGGCTTAAAAAGAGTGAAGTCTCTTTATCTGATACAACAATTGAAGCGATAATCTCTAAATATACAAGGGAAGCTGGAGTTAGAAATCTAAGAAGAGTTTTTGCAAAACTATTTAGAAAAGCAGTAAAACAACTACTTCAAAACAAAGAGCTAAAAAAAGTTTCTATTAATACAAAAAATCTTGTTGAGTTGTTAGATAATCCTATCTTTGAGATTGATCCAGCAGACAAAAAGAACTCTATTGGGCTAACAAATGGTTTGGCTTGGACAGCTGTTGGTGGAGATGTTTTAAAAATTGAAGCAGTTAAATTAAAAGGAAAAGGTAGTTTAAGTGTAACAGGAAATATGGGTGATGTAATGAAAGAGTCATCTAAAATCTCATACTCTGTTGTTAAACTTCTAATTGATAATAAAAAATTAAAAATAAATAAAAATATCATTCCTAAAACTCCTACTGAAGAAGCAGAAAAAATTGCTTTAGATCCAAGTGAAGTTTATAAAAGATATGATATTCATCTTCATATTCCAGAAGGTGCAACTCCAAAAGATGGACCTAGTGCTGGTATAACTATGGCAACAACTATTGCTTCAATTTTAAGTGAAAGAGAAGTTAAATCTGATCTTGCAATGACAGGTGAATTAACTCTTACAGGAAAAGTTCTTCCAATTGGAGGATTAAAAGAGAAACTAATTGCTGCACATAAAGCAAAAATGAAACTTGCGCTTATTCCAAGAAAAAATTACCAAAGGGATTTAGATGAAATTCCTGATGAAGTAAAAGAGACTATGGTAATAAAAGCAGTTGATACAATTGAGGATGTTTTAAAAGAGGCATTGGTTTAA
- a CDS encoding rhomboid family intramembrane serine protease codes for MLKTKDLTATNIVIAITVIVYLIQINMNYGGLFLGLNLYFTQGGFFWQPLSSMFAHGGFGHIAMNMFVLYQFGNLIERYRGKKEFLTIYFVGGILTSLISYLYIYYLDNGVNLVGASGAICVLMGYIAFFDKFQRNGIITWILIISVAPILIGLPIAWYSHFIGLGLGFLFGMIRKATL; via the coding sequence ATGTTGAAAACTAAAGATTTAACAGCAACAAACATTGTAATTGCAATTACAGTTATAGTATATTTAATACAGATAAATATGAACTACGGAGGTCTTTTTTTAGGGCTTAATCTATATTTTACCCAGGGTGGCTTTTTTTGGCAGCCTCTTAGTTCTATGTTTGCCCATGGTGGTTTTGGACATATTGCCATGAATATGTTTGTACTTTATCAATTTGGAAATCTAATAGAGAGATATAGAGGCAAAAAAGAGTTTCTAACAATATATTTTGTTGGTGGAATTTTAACTTCACTAATTAGTTATTTGTATATCTACTATTTGGACAATGGGGTAAATCTTGTTGGAGCCTCTGGGGCTATTTGTGTTCTTATGGGATATATTGCTTTTTTTGATAAGTTTCAAAGAAATGGGATAATTACTTGGATTTTAATAATCTCAGTTGCACCAATACTAATAGGACTTCCAATTGCTTGGTACTCTCACTTTATAGGACTTGGTTTGGGATTTCTATTTGGAATGATTAGAAAAGCTACTTTATAG
- a CDS encoding ATP-binding protein, with translation MKLRKIFFPILNPYIGPIFAISIFLSFVVFYLVPKHSYENKTEHMSKEALKTLNYLKKIRVYYTSSVLDKIDKNSVNVDYNYKENYHTIPLAETLVHDLALILPSNDMEIKMYSSYPFPNRANRKLNSIEKQSLAFLLNNPDEIYKKDVLINGKRSLRVAVADIMLDNSCVDCHNSRADSPKRDWKINDVRGAIEIILPFEDGVLLTPEELNALMYIFIFVLVSLGAHYIVIAIIRSKDYKIVKQELEKEVAERTESLNSTVKLLNQYKKAVDFSAIVSKTDPNGKITYVNEEFIKISQYQKEELLGKNHNIVRHSDMPKSIFKELWETINSKKIWKGQIKNRAKDGSAYYVVTTIVPLLDLNDEIEEFLAIRFNVTDIVESEMKAQSADATKSIFLANMSHEVRTPLNAIIGFSEVLSNSEKLDAKEKKQATIIQTSANSLLAIINDILDISKIESGNFEVLLDESDIYSIGEHVVELFSKKAAQKDIKLIFSIDPKIPLCIMTDSIRIRQVLSNFLSNAIKFTHEKGVVTLNISLVDISSNSAKIKFEVSDSGIGIPKDKLETIFDPFIQVDNKTNRKFEGTGLGLSICKHIIEALGSSVKIESVENKGTKFYFTLDTKICTKKLNDKEEFSSKINFKISDENSELFHNIKRYLTLFGEINSTKKDLDVIVCDKSEIESFRKEYKEIPKLTIFEYESDLNSFKFDSNEIGLALPFYASKINDTLEELLKKSQKRVFNIDETKELKEKEFKGRVLIAEDNSANQELIGYILTDLQIEFDIKSNGLETLEAYKNAKYDLVLMDINMPIMDGVEAFRKIRNYEENHKIENTPIVALTANAIKGDKEKFLSLGMDGYLSKPINTMELKELLRLYLSYEIDEKKQNEEETVASKEGIDVTKIVQKLGVSENVVNLIINKFKSEIEEHVKELETAINKDDSQEVSQKAHYIKNSCLNVCLEKLCDILQKLENKKLEQSERKELFEEFQKELKKYL, from the coding sequence ATGAAATTAAGAAAGATTTTTTTCCCAATATTAAATCCGTACATAGGACCTATTTTTGCAATCTCTATATTTCTCTCTTTTGTAGTTTTTTATCTGGTACCAAAACATTCCTATGAAAATAAAACTGAACATATGAGCAAAGAGGCTTTAAAAACATTAAACTATCTTAAAAAAATAAGAGTTTATTATACAAGTAGTGTCCTTGACAAGATTGATAAAAATTCTGTAAATGTAGATTATAATTATAAGGAGAATTATCACACCATACCACTTGCAGAGACTTTAGTACATGATTTAGCTTTAATTCTCCCATCAAATGATATGGAAATAAAGATGTATAGCTCTTATCCTTTTCCAAATAGAGCAAATAGAAAATTAAATAGTATTGAAAAGCAGTCTTTAGCTTTTCTCTTAAATAATCCAGATGAAATCTATAAAAAAGATGTATTAATAAATGGTAAACGCTCTTTAAGGGTGGCTGTTGCTGATATTATGTTGGATAATAGTTGCGTAGATTGTCACAACAGTAGAGCAGATAGTCCAAAAAGAGATTGGAAAATAAATGATGTAAGAGGTGCGATAGAGATTATTTTGCCTTTTGAAGATGGTGTTTTATTAACTCCAGAAGAGTTAAATGCTCTTATGTATATCTTTATCTTTGTACTTGTCTCTTTAGGTGCACACTATATAGTAATAGCAATTATTAGATCAAAAGATTACAAAATAGTAAAACAGGAGTTAGAAAAAGAGGTAGCAGAGAGAACAGAATCTTTAAATAGTACAGTTAAACTTTTAAATCAGTATAAAAAAGCGGTAGATTTTAGTGCAATTGTCTCTAAAACAGATCCAAACGGTAAGATTACTTATGTAAATGAAGAGTTTATAAAAATCTCTCAATACCAAAAAGAGGAACTATTAGGAAAAAACCATAATATTGTAAGACATAGTGATATGCCAAAGAGCATTTTCAAAGAGTTGTGGGAGACAATTAATAGTAAAAAAATTTGGAAAGGTCAGATAAAAAACAGGGCAAAAGATGGTTCAGCTTATTATGTTGTAACAACAATTGTTCCACTACTTGATTTAAATGATGAGATAGAAGAGTTTTTGGCAATAAGATTTAATGTAACAGATATTGTGGAATCTGAGATGAAAGCACAAAGTGCAGATGCAACAAAATCTATATTTTTGGCAAATATGAGCCATGAAGTAAGAACTCCATTAAATGCAATAATAGGTTTTTCTGAGGTTTTAAGCAACTCTGAAAAACTTGATGCAAAAGAGAAAAAACAAGCAACAATTATTCAAACAAGTGCAAACTCTTTACTTGCAATTATAAATGATATTTTAGATATCTCAAAAATAGAGAGTGGTAATTTTGAAGTTTTATTGGATGAAAGTGATATCTATTCTATTGGTGAACATGTAGTAGAACTGTTCTCTAAAAAAGCAGCTCAAAAAGATATAAAACTTATTTTTAGTATTGATCCAAAGATTCCACTTTGTATTATGACTGACTCAATTAGAATAAGACAAGTATTATCAAACTTTTTAAGTAATGCAATTAAATTTACCCATGAAAAAGGTGTAGTTACTTTAAATATCTCATTGGTAGATATTAGTTCAAATAGCGCTAAAATCAAATTTGAAGTAAGTGATAGTGGAATAGGAATACCAAAAGATAAGTTAGAGACTATTTTTGATCCTTTTATTCAAGTTGATAATAAAACAAATAGAAAATTTGAAGGAACTGGCTTAGGACTTAGTATTTGTAAACATATAATTGAAGCTTTGGGCTCTAGTGTTAAAATTGAAAGTGTTGAAAACAAAGGTACAAAATTCTACTTTACTTTAGATACAAAAATCTGTACAAAAAAGCTAAATGACAAAGAAGAGTTTTCAAGCAAAATCAATTTCAAAATCAGTGATGAAAATAGTGAACTTTTCCATAATATTAAAAGATACTTGACTCTATTTGGAGAGATAAATAGTACAAAAAAAGATCTTGATGTTATAGTTTGTGATAAAAGTGAGATTGAGAGTTTTAGAAAAGAGTATAAAGAGATACCAAAACTAACAATTTTTGAGTACGAGAGTGACTTAAATAGCTTTAAATTTGATTCAAATGAGATAGGTTTGGCGCTTCCTTTTTATGCTTCAAAAATTAATGATACTTTAGAAGAGTTATTAAAAAAATCCCAAAAAAGAGTTTTTAATATTGATGAGACAAAAGAATTAAAAGAGAAAGAGTTTAAAGGAAGAGTTCTAATAGCAGAAGATAATAGTGCAAATCAAGAGTTGATTGGATATATCTTAACTGATTTACAAATAGAGTTTGATATAAAAAGTAATGGTTTAGAGACTCTCGAAGCTTATAAAAATGCTAAATATGATTTGGTTTTAATGGATATTAATATGCCAATAATGGATGGAGTAGAGGCTTTTAGAAAGATTAGAAACTATGAAGAGAATCATAAAATAGAGAATACACCAATAGTTGCATTAACTGCAAATGCAATAAAAGGGGACAAAGAGAAATTTTTAAGTTTGGGGATGGATGGTTATTTAAGTAAGCCAATAAACACAATGGAATTAAAAGAGTTATTAAGACTCTATTTAAGTTATGAAATTGATGAAAAGAAACAAAATGAAGAGGAGACTGTAGCCTCAAAAGAGGGGATTGATGTAACAAAGATAGTTCAAAAACTAGGTGTTAGTGAAAATGTTGTTAATCTGATTATCAATAAGTTTAAAAGTGAAATAGAGGAGCATGTAAAAGAGTTAGAAACTGCAATAAATAAAGATGATTCTCAGGAAGTTTCACAAAAAGCACACTATATTAAAAACTCTTGTTTGAATGTATGTTTAGAAAAGCTTTGTGATATTCTACAAAAATTGGAAAATAAGAAATTAGAACAAAGTGAGAGAAAAGAGCTTTTTGAAGAGTTTCAAAAAGAGTTAAAAAAATATTTATAA
- a CDS encoding Y-family DNA polymerase, whose protein sequence is MFIHLDLDCFFVSAHRTIDESLKNIPVAVGGRSNLNIFSTQKEVRRVSENSGAFVSTILTNEGQKSFQDYFVDENGKIRGIITTSSYEARGFGVKTAMSVNEALKLCPNLKMIPPNYPLYHELSQKLFKILEYEIPLVEQYSIDEFFGDVRGYLKEDEVVDFAYYLKKKIYEELKLPISIGIASSKYLAKLITEYAKPDGIKYIKDEHMDSFIKNIPIGEFPGIGKGYQERLKGYGIKTLGDIKAKKNLFYSWKKPGIELYNRICGINDTKLQQHRDKKSIGIGRSFDAIYDRQELIRRVIILSRYLCFIVKKSNVNPLTYAIYIKYESKIKTKDHINVNRIFNESDFKTKMRELFLKNDTHKSHGVIQLNLTVSNFSDEKSFTYNIFEYEEDIKKRELSNKIQQLRSKYGIDIIKTASELKENLLRKE, encoded by the coding sequence ATGTTTATACACCTAGATTTAGACTGTTTTTTTGTATCTGCCCATAGAACTATAGATGAGAGCCTAAAAAATATCCCTGTTGCAGTTGGAGGAAGAAGCAACTTGAATATTTTTTCAACCCAAAAGGAGGTTCGAAGAGTTAGTGAAAATAGTGGTGCTTTTGTAAGTACTATTTTAACAAATGAGGGACAAAAGAGTTTCCAAGATTATTTTGTAGATGAAAATGGAAAAATAAGAGGTATTATCACAACCTCTTCTTATGAAGCCAGAGGCTTTGGAGTTAAAACAGCTATGAGTGTAAATGAGGCTTTGAAACTCTGCCCAAATCTTAAGATGATCCCTCCAAATTATCCTTTGTATCATGAACTTTCACAAAAACTTTTTAAAATCTTGGAGTATGAAATACCTTTGGTTGAACAGTACTCTATTGATGAATTTTTTGGAGATGTTAGAGGTTATTTAAAAGAGGATGAGGTAGTTGATTTTGCCTATTATTTAAAAAAGAAGATATATGAGGAACTAAAACTTCCTATCTCAATTGGTATTGCCTCTTCTAAATATTTGGCAAAACTTATTACTGAGTATGCAAAACCAGATGGAATAAAATATATAAAAGATGAACATATGGACAGCTTTATAAAAAATATTCCAATAGGGGAGTTTCCTGGAATAGGGAAAGGATATCAAGAGAGATTAAAAGGGTATGGAATAAAAACCTTAGGGGATATAAAAGCAAAAAAAAATCTTTTTTACTCTTGGAAAAAACCTGGTATTGAACTTTATAATAGAATTTGTGGAATAAATGACACTAAACTTCAACAACATAGGGATAAAAAATCAATTGGTATAGGGAGATCTTTTGATGCAATTTATGATAGGCAAGAGCTTATTAGAAGAGTGATTATTCTAAGTAGATATTTATGCTTTATAGTTAAAAAGTCAAATGTAAATCCACTAACTTACGCCATTTATATAAAATATGAATCAAAAATAAAAACAAAAGATCATATAAATGTAAATAGGATATTTAACGAAAGTGATTTTAAGACAAAAATGAGAGAGCTCTTTTTAAAAAATGATACCCATAAGAGTCATGGAGTAATCCAACTTAATCTTACTGTTTCAAACTTTTCAGATGAGAAGTCATTTACATACAATATTTTTGAGTATGAAGAGGATATCAAAAAAAGAGAACTAAGCAATAAAATACAGCAACTTCGCTCTAAATATGGAATAGATATTATAAAAACAGCCTCAGAGTTAAAAGAAAATCTGTTAAGAAAAGAGTGA
- a CDS encoding PAS domain S-box protein, whose translation MNSKNKILNDYNYLFEHAKVGIIYLDSNGKFEKVNNKFCEILGYEEEELLKLDFSEITYDDDKDRSLLIYNQSKNKKVKNYNIEKRYLKKDGRIVWVEVFINHIIDDNGEFLYTLGFITDISKRKGIQDTILEQTKRMQLYLDIVDVAIVVLNRQGNITLVNRKTSEILNLEEFLLLGKNWFKNFVSQKDRDEQIEHFLDAMEKETNIFEKIQYDVICSNGSDRTILWRRRYIYDENKRPSGMICSGEDMTDYLKLEEEKRRNEEILFNQSKLASMGEMLKNIAHQWRQPLSTISTAASGMKLQKDMNILTDKDFDMGMTAIVETSQYLSQTINELQNFFKVDNKIVKFTNTNLFSKVENFVLKNFSTYGIDLKIVNSQEFEIKAPFNELIQTIINLLNNSKDAFIEKKLENKVVIIENYLERDNFIFLIKDNAGGIDKKVMDRIFEPYFTTKHQKLGTGIGLFMVRDIIINRLKGRIEVYNETIEYKDTKRDGAVFKIIVPKNYN comes from the coding sequence ATGAACTCTAAAAACAAAATATTAAACGACTACAACTATCTATTTGAACATGCAAAAGTAGGAATTATCTACTTAGATTCTAATGGTAAATTTGAAAAAGTCAATAATAAATTTTGTGAAATCTTAGGCTATGAAGAAGAGGAACTTCTAAAACTTGATTTTTCTGAAATCACATATGATGATGATAAAGACAGAAGCCTTTTAATATATAATCAATCAAAAAATAAAAAAGTAAAAAACTATAATATAGAGAAAAGATACCTAAAAAAAGATGGGAGAATAGTCTGGGTAGAGGTTTTTATTAATCATATTATAGATGATAATGGAGAGTTTTTATATACCCTTGGATTTATTACTGATATCTCAAAAAGAAAAGGGATTCAAGATACAATTTTAGAGCAAACAAAAAGAATGCAACTCTATTTAGATATTGTTGATGTGGCAATAGTTGTTTTAAATAGACAAGGTAATATCACTTTAGTAAATAGAAAAACTTCTGAGATTTTAAATTTAGAAGAGTTTTTGCTTTTAGGAAAAAATTGGTTTAAAAACTTTGTAAGTCAAAAAGATAGGGATGAACAAATAGAACACTTCCTTGATGCCATGGAAAAAGAGACAAATATTTTTGAGAAGATTCAATATGATGTTATTTGTTCAAATGGTAGTGATAGAACAATCCTTTGGAGAAGAAGATATATATATGATGAGAATAAAAGACCTTCAGGAATGATTTGTTCAGGGGAAGATATGACAGATTATCTAAAACTTGAAGAGGAAAAAAGAAGGAATGAAGAGATTCTTTTCAATCAGTCAAAACTGGCATCAATGGGAGAGATGTTAAAAAATATTGCTCACCAATGGAGACAACCTTTAAGTACAATCTCAACAGCTGCTTCTGGAATGAAACTACAAAAAGATATGAATATTCTAACTGATAAAGATTTTGATATGGGAATGACTGCAATAGTAGAGACCTCTCAATATCTATCACAAACAATAAATGAACTTCAAAACTTTTTTAAAGTTGATAATAAGATTGTAAAATTTACAAATACCAACCTTTTCTCAAAAGTTGAAAATTTTGTATTAAAAAACTTTTCAACTTATGGAATTGATTTAAAAATAGTAAACAGTCAAGAGTTTGAGATAAAAGCACCTTTTAATGAATTGATTCAAACTATTATCAATTTGTTGAATAATTCAAAAGATGCATTTATAGAGAAAAAACTTGAGAATAAAGTTGTAATTATTGAAAACTATCTTGAGAGGGATAATTTTATTTTTTTAATAAAAGATAATGCAGGTGGTATTGATAAAAAAGTTATGGATAGAATTTTTGAGCCATATTTTACTACCAAACATCAAAAGCTTGGAACTGGAATTGGTCTATTTATGGTAAGAGATATTATTATAAATAGATTAAAAGGAAGAATTGAAGTCTATAATGAAACCATTGAGTATAAAGATACAAAAAGAGATGGTGCTGTATTTAAAATTATAGTTCCTAAGAACTATAATTAA